Proteins encoded within one genomic window of Trichoderma asperellum chromosome 2, complete sequence:
- a CDS encoding uncharacterized protein (EggNog:ENOG41), whose translation MAAAGDASTRFDSSAGELSSPPSGSLSEPGSPSHGAGRRPDTAAKRSGPEMDQIVVSGDQNSQQYAQQYAPPPPPGTSPGPAPGSRTQTPKRYSLIDGEWVQLTAAGVPRKKPGRKPGSVVKPKAPAETAEQPKVRRPRKSREAETALPVQRKRKLAPASDIDSDAPSPRPLAPAGTGPPSSSPSLHAQLGDSLTSTPQHQLQPLPDRRYSPKMQKREGYPSSMQSILNADPPPATRSPSNSITSPIPVRTSGQSYDPIRGNYDPVRETMTSHYSSAAGSPRAILAAPAHRSPSIASMIEPQPATTKPSPSQSHLAYPPAMSQPRLQAPDATPLPPSPSYVPKTSTSTPANQTPALKPTVHEIKRDAPTPTPAAPAATPRPVVDQSNFTTIASGPVKKVSPKQKPITGVSTPKTDMLDETIMEMDERSILDFGRARPGEEKDTPTIVLTIPLISGETNKYVNFMRMAEDQYGWDALHPRLAANRDRKARIAAAAASLEKVESGRESGDEMSVDLSDGEGSNPDNGGVSGADAQAKPKKKRNFKEDQYDVDDDFVDDSELLWEAQAAASRDGFFVYSGPLVPEVEKPTTGHEERPRRGRGGRGSRGGGRGGATRGGATTGRGGGPGSRGGAATRKPRITKSEKAQREREKAERESMAKASANGYPLQPTTPSLSVRELGS comes from the exons atggctgctgctggagacgCATCCACGCGATTCGATTCTTCCGCCGGCgaactctcttctcccccttcaGGCTCCCTCTCAGAACCCGGGTCGCCCTCCCACGGGGCTGGCCGCCGTCCCGACACCGCCGCAAAGCGCTCAGGACCCGAAATGGACCAAATCGTCGTCAGCGGCGACCAGAACTCGCAGCAGTATGCGCAACAGTATGcaccgccaccgccgccaggcACCTCTCCAGGCCCTGCTCCCGGCTCGCGAACACAAACACCAAAACGATACTCACTTATCGACGGCGAATGGGTGCAACTAACGGCCGCCGGCGTCCCCCGCAAGAAACCAGGACGCAAGCCCGGCTCCGTTGTCAAGCCCAAGGCCCCAGCAGAGACCGCAGAGCAGCCCAAGGTGCGCCGGCCACGAAAGTCTCGCGAGGCTGAGACGGCGCTGCCCGTACAGCGCAAGAGAAAACTGGCGCCGGCGTCTGATATCGATAGCGATGCACCCAGCCCCAGGCCGCTGGCCCCTGCAGGCACGGGACCGCCGTCATCATCCCCCTCGCTGCACGCTCAGCTGGGCGACTCCCTGACTTCGACGCCGCAGCACCAGCTCCAGCCGCTTCCGGACAGGCGATACTCGCCCAAGATGCAGAAGCGCGAAGGATATCCAAGCTCCATGCAGAGCATTCTCAACGCCGACCCGCCGCCCGCGACTCGGTCGCCGTCAAATAGCATCACCAGCCCGATCCCAGTGCGCACCAGCGGTCAGAGCTACGATCCCATCCGGGGCAATTATGATCCCGTCCGAGAGACCATGACCTCGCACTACTCCTCAGCTGCTGGCTCGCCGCGCGCAATCCTGGCCGCGCCAGCGCATCGCTCGCCGTCCATTGCCAGCATGATCGAGCCTCAGCCCGCGACCACCAAGCCGTCGCCCAGCCAATCTCACCTGGCCTACCCGCCTGCCATGTCTCAACCGCGATTGCAGGCGCCCGACGCCACACCGTTACCACCTTCTCCGTCCTACGTTCCCAAGACATCGACTTCCACCCCCGCCAACCAAACCCCTGCCTTGAAACCTACCGTCCACGAAATAAAACGCGACGCTCCTACACCTACGCCGGCGGCTCCTGCAGCGACCCCGCGGCCAGTTGTTGACCAGTCTAATTTTACCACCATTGCTAGCGGGCCTGTAAAGAAGGTGTCACCAAAACAAAAACCCATCACCGGCGTCTCAACACCAAAGACAGACATGTTGGACGAAACCATTATGGAGATGGACGAGAGGTCAATTCTCGATTTCGGCAGAGCCCGCCCGGGCGAGGAAAAAGACACGCCCACCATTGTTCTCACGATTCCCCTAATCTCGGGTGAAACTAACAAATATGTAAACTTCATGCGCATGGCTGAGGACCAATACGGCTGGGACGCCTTGCATCCCCGTCTCGCCGCCAATCGAGACCGCAAAGCTCGCATTGCTgcggccgcagcctctctgGAGAAGGTCGAATCTGGTCGCGAGTCTGGCGACGAGATGTCAGTCGACCTATCTGACGGCGAGGGAAGCAATCCCGATAATGGCGGAGTTAGCGGCGCCGACGCTCAAGCTAAACctaagaagaagcgaaattTCAAAGAAGACCAGTACGATGTTGATGACGACTTTGTTGACGACTCTGAACTACTCTGGGAGGCTCAAGCTGCCGCCAGCCGCGATGGCTTCTTTGTTTACTCTGGTCCCTTGGTTCCCGAGGTCGAGAAGCCTACCACTGG CCACGAAGAACGCCCCAGGCGTGGACGAGGCGGAAGAGGCagccgaggaggaggtcgAGGAGGAGCAACACGAGGAGGAGCAACAACCGGACGCGGTGGCGGCCCAGGCTCAAGAGGCGGCGCTGCTACAAGAAAACCTCGCATAACAAAATCCGAAAAGGCACAACGAGAGCgagaaaaggcagagagggagagcatGGCCAAGGCATCGGCCAACGGATACCCTCTCCAACCGACAACACCATCGCTATCTGTCCGCGAGCTTGGTTCCTAG
- a CDS encoding uncharacterized protein (BUSCO:EOG092D33VX), producing the protein MDPTLLIGDIVERDQKVAKPVEFPSGPISSTGFPQHKRRWKPSAFKQQRNGGASGEPSTSQLKQSQQQGQSPSFDEVERRRIDKENQQKINDMTPQEISQAQEDIMKGLNPALIQRLLQRATIDEPDTNSPFNIPEPQEPQAAPPSSPPEIRVDDLPKAATVEDDSAETVEVESTPKPTPAPAAAAQAKSTKKIADNYDEDRAPSQIPPDLFPITDLPKTTHFPVPPSLPDLDPSDPNFLATLHEKYFPNLAADPSKLAWMAPIPTEDSPADKDSSYYPHPEISVSALRFDFRGRFLSPRVSRSIPSSIGLHHHGEAPEAAGYTIAELARLARSAVPAQRCIAFQTLGRILYRLGRGEWGTTLNHPIAMGVWTAIKEGRVLESLTEASMGESGHRGSRAYAVEALWLFEKGGWREKLQVR; encoded by the coding sequence ATGGATCCCACGCTGCTAATCGGCGACATCGTCGAGCGAGACCAAAAAGTGGCCAAGCCTGTCGAGTTCCCTTCGGGCCCCATCTCCTCGACTGGGTTCCCTCAGCATAAAAGGCGATGGAAGCCCTCGGCGTtcaagcagcagcgaaaTGGCGGTGCATCAGGCGAGCCATCGACGTCGCAGCTGAAGCAAtcacagcagcaaggccagtCGCCAAGCTTCGACGAAGTTGAGAGAAGGCGCATAGATAAAGAGAACCAGCAAAAGATTAATGACATGACACCGCAAGAGATTTCACAGGCGCAAGAGGACATTATGAAGGGCCTGAACCCGGCGCTTATACAACGTCTGCTTCAGAGAGCTACCATTGATGAGCCCGACACAAATTCGCCATTCAACATACCAGAGCCCCAGGAACCACAGGCAGCCCCACCGTCTTCGCCCCCTGAAATCCGCGTCGACGATTTGCCAAAAGCTGCCACCGTTGAAGACGACAGTGCAGAGACCGTCGAGGTGGAATCAACGCCTAAGCCAACGCCTGCTCCTGCAGCTGCCGCTCAGGCAAAGTCAACCAAGAAAATCGCTGACAACTATGATGAAGATCGTGCACCATCCCAAATCCCGCCAGACCTCTTCCCAATTACTGATCTCCCAAAAACAACACATTTCCCCGTACCGCCGAGCCTCCCGGACCTAGACCCTTCCGACCCCAATTTCCTCGCCACCCTTCACGAGAAATACTTTCCCAATCTCGCCGCCGACCCCAGCAAGCTGGCTTGGATGGCACCGATCCCTACCGAAGACAGCCCTGCCGACAAGGACTCGTCGTATTATCCCCATCCCGAGATCAGCGTTTCGGCTCTGCGATTCGACTTCCGTGGACGTTTCCTCTCGCCACGAGTTAGCCGGTCGATTCCTTCGTCTATCGGACTGCATCATCACGGAGAAGCCCCCGAAGCCGCCGGCTACACCATTGCGGAACTCGCTAGACTGGCGAGAAGTGCCGTGCCGGCGCAGCGCTGTATAGCTTTCCAAACTCTGGGCCGAATTCTGTATCGACTGGGGCGCGGCGAGTGGGGAACCACCCTGAACCATCCCATTGCCATGGGAGTTTGGACCGCCATAAAGGAGGGGCGGGTACTGGAGAGTCTAACTGAGGCGAGCATGGGCGAGAGCGGGCATAGGGGCAGCCGGGCGTACGCCGTGGAAGCTCTCTGGCTATTCGAAAAGGGTGGATGGCGGGAGAAGCTGCAGGTGAGGTAG
- a CDS encoding uncharacterized protein (BUSCO:EOG092D3LLM), translated as MVRHKKDFAGRGKKFGGRGGGPARPPRHQNDDGAEGSVGRPAFKAACWDLGHCDPKRCSGKKLMKLGMMRELHLGQRHGGVIITPNGKKVVSPADRELMDHFGAAVVECSWARTKEVQWNKVGGKCERLLPYLVAANTVNYGKPWRLNCVEALAAAFYICGHADWAEQILAPFSYGPSFLEINSTLLKKYAACADEAGVKRTEEEWMERLEQEYAESREEGEDDMWTRGNTNRLAPVDSDEDEDEEDDEESSDEEENSEQEGSIDGIYLGKKPLNKKDQTKEGEDDEDEDKDPYALSDDSDDDAAMEEIRRKVLASKTFTNPNPNTDEKQKPASIPRPQQSRFKADLDIEPDSDNENSNDSDNSDGEGGDGEDDEFDNIIAATPITDRIGLDKLKKERARAAITTKTFSSNVVSAPSRW; from the coding sequence ATGGTGCGACACAAGAAAGACTTCGCCGGCAGAGGCAAGAAATTCGGCGGCCGTGGCGGTGGTCCTGCTCGCCCACCCCGCCATCAGAACGACGACGGCGCTGAGGGCTCTGTCGGCCGCCCTGCCTTCAAGGCCGCCTGCTGGGATCTGGGCCACTGCGACCCCAAGCGATGCTCGGGGAAGAAGCTCATGAAGCTGGGCATGATGCGCGAGCTGCATCTCGGCCAGCGCCACGGCGGAGTCATCATCACTCCCAACGGCAAGAAGGTCGTTTCGCCGGCAGACCGCGAGCTCATGGACCACTTTGGCGCCGCCGTGGTGGAATGCTCGTGGGCACGCACCAAGGAGGTTCAATGGAACAAGGTCGGCGGAAAGTGCGAGCGATTGCTGCCGTATCTCGTTGCTGCCAACACCGTCAACTACGGAAAGCCGTGGAGGCTGAACTGCGTCGAGGCACTAGCCGCGGCTTTCTACATATGCGGACATGCAGACTGGGCAGAGCAGATTTTGGCGCCTTTCTCGTACGGACCGTCCTTCTTGGAGATCAACTCGACATTGTTGAAGAAGTACGCGGCCTGCGCAGATGAAGCTGGCGTCAAGAGGACGGAAGAGGAGTGGATGGAGAGGCTGGAGCAGGAATACGCcgagagcagagaagagggtGAAGACGATATGTGGACAAGAGGGAACACCAACAGATTAGCGCCAGTAGACtctgacgaagacgaagacgaagaagacgatgaagagagctcagacgaggaagagaatTCAGAACAGGAGGGAAGCATCGATGGCATATATCTAGGCAAAAAGCCACTCAATAAAAAGGACCAgacaaaagaaggagaagacgacgaagacgaagataaAGACCCATATGCCCTCTCAGAcgacagcgacgacgacgccgcaATGGAAGAAATCCGCCGCAAAGTCCTCGCCTCCAAAACCTTTACCAATCCCAACCCAAACACCGATGAAAAGCAGAAACCCGCATCAATACCCCGTCCGCAGCAATCTAGATTCAAAGCAGATCTGGACATTGAACCAGACTCTGACAATGAAAACAGCAATGACAGCGACAACAGCGATGGGGAGGGTGGAGATGGCGAGGACGATGAATTTGATAACATTATTGCTGCGACCCCCATTACCGATCGGATAGGGCTGGACAAGttaaagaaggagagggcgAGGGCGGCGATTACGACCAAGACGTTTTCGTCGAATGTGGTTTCTGCGCCAAGTAGATGGTAG
- a CDS encoding uncharacterized protein (BUSCO:EOG092D1DJB), producing MEAASARAATRDRWGDAGRSSSQLLRFIQGACSPENYEPNLALNLEISDLINSKKGTAPREAATAIVGFVNHRNPNVALLALSLLDICVKNCGYPFHLQISTKEFLNELVRRFPERPPIRPTRVQNKILELIEEWRMTICETSRYRDDLGFIRDMHRLLSYKGYMFPEVRREDAAVLNPSDNLKSAEEMEEEEREAQSAKLQELIRRGTPEDLQEANRLMKVMAGYDTRSKTDYRAKAAEDVGKIQAKARLLEERLEAFRPGDKMEDGDVFSELAAALQSAQPKIQKMCEEESDDHEAVARLLEINDSIHRTVERYKLMKKGDMDGAAKIAAGAPPPSHSGAPASAANELSLIDFDGDAAQSNGSNGAGGAGSSQAGGLENDLLGLDIGGQSSTFGQGGNIALGFGANQNIPGPALLSSLTQGSTARGAGQNDTPPPFSQFASFTSPPASQSATPQPNYQQQTSPPPAASNAFASFTTSPPPPKPAAVSNDDDEWNFSSALPTEQAPAKPTEHKGTAGNSSLRTDFLAKRSTAVSNAINIVFAFSNNTAQPINELHFQLAVTKGYELQLKPQTGRALSPKQSRGVTQEVDVWHAGNRNQRVESVKLRWRASYKVGEEMKNEMGEIAEFSLA from the exons ATGgaagctgcttctgctcgCGCCGCGACTCGCGATCGCTGGGGCGATGCTggccgctcttcttctcagctaCTGCGCTTCATCCAGGGAGCCTGCAGTCCCGAAAACTACGAGCCCAACCTGGCGCTTAATCTCGAGATTTCAGACctcatcaacagcaagaaAGGCACCGCCCCTCGCGAAGCTGCTACGGCCATTGTCGGCTTCGTCAACCACCGCAACCCCAACGTTGCTTTGCTGGCCCTCAGCCTGCTCGATATCTGCGTCAAGAACTGCGGCTATCCCTTCCACCTGCAGATCAGCACAAAAGAGTTCCTCAACGAGCTGGTGCGGAGATTCCCGGAGCGTCCTCCAATTCGACCGACCCGCGTTCAGAACAAGATCCTTGAGCTGATTGAAGAATGGCGCATGACGATTTGCGAGACGAGCCGATACAGAGATGACCTGGGCTTCATCCGGGACATGCATCGGCTACTCAGCTACAAGGGCTACATGTTCCCGGAGGTGCGGAGGGAAGATGCTGCCGTGTTGAATCCTAGTGAC AACCTGAAATCGGccgaggagatggaagaagaggagcgagAGGCGCAATCAGCCAAGCTACAAGAGCTTATCCGCCGAGGCACCCCCGAAGATCTCCAAGAAGCCAACCGTCTAATGAAAGTCATGGCCGGTTACGACACCAGGTCCAAGACGGACTATCGcgccaaggctgccgaggATGTTGGCAAGATCCAAGCCAAGGCTAGGCTACTAGAGGAACGCCTTGAAGCGTTCAGGCCCGGAGACAAAATGGAAGACGGCGACGTTTTCAGCGAACTCGCTGCCGCTTTGCAGAGCGCCCAGCCCAAGATCCAGAAGATGTGCGAAGAAGAGTCGGACGATCACGAGGCTGTGGCCAGGCTGCTGGAGATCAACGACAGCATACACCGCACAGTTGAGCGGTACAAGCTTATGAAGAAGGGCGATATGGACGGCGCTGCCAAGATTGCTGCCGGCGCACCCCCGCCATCGCACTCAGGAGCGCCAGCATCGGCGGCAAACGAGCTGTCACTAATAGATTTTGATGGCGATGCCGCGCAGAGCAACGGCAGCAACGGTGCAGGCGGTGCAGGCTCATCGCAAGCTGGTGGATTGGAGAATGATCTCCTTGGCCTGGACATTGGCGGCCAATCGAGCACGTTTGGACAGGGCGGCAACATTGCTCTAGGATTTGGAGCAAACCAAA ATATCCCTGGACCGGCGCTCCTCTCATCTTTAACCCAAGGAAGCACCGCCAGAGGAGCCGGACAGAATGACACACCCCCTCCATTCTCTCAGTTCGCCTCCTTTACGTCTCCTCCCGCCTCCCAGTCCGCTACGCCTCAACCCAACTATCAGCAGCAGAcatcaccaccgccagccGCCTCTAATGCCTTTGCCTCATTTACTACCAGCCCACCCCCGCCAAAGCCCGCTGCTGTCTccaacgacgatgatgagtgGAATTTCTCATCTGCCCTGCCGACGGAACAAGCCCCAGCCAAGCCTACGGAACACAAGGGTACTGCTGGCAACTCCAGCTTAAGAACCGACTTTCTGGCGAAGCGAAGCACAGCAGTCAGCAACGCAATCAACAttgtctttgccttttccaacAACACTGCGCAACCTATTAATGAGCTTCACTTCCAACTAGCCGTCACAAAG GGCTACGAACTCCAACTCAAACCCCAAACCGGCCGCGCCCTCTCCCCCAAGCAGAGCCGCGGCGTCACCCAAGAAGTCGACGTCTGGCACGCCGGCAACAGGAACCAGCGAGTCGAATCCGTCAAGCTGCGCTGGCGGGCGTCATACAAGGTCggcgaggagatgaagaatgagATGGGCGAGATTGCTGAGTTTAGCCTTGCGTAA